DNA sequence from the Nicotiana tomentosiformis chromosome 3, ASM39032v3, whole genome shotgun sequence genome:
ttcttcttccattCCTCGGCCTCTAACTTCACTACATCCACTTCAACACGAAGCTGCCTGATCACGTCGAACTTTTACTCGACCTGCAAGATCGAACTGTTAGCCATCACTCCCAAGTCTATATCATTAAATTCAAAGATTCTATTTACCTGCTCGGCCAGCTTTGCTTGTTCTTTCCGAGACGTTTCAAGCTCAGACCGAAGTCTTTTTACTTCTCAttctctctgctcactgagaagcttgaaggcatctctctcctcagtaagccttcAAACTTCGGCTTCATACTGACTCAGCTCCTTTCGGGATTGGAGAAAAGCCTCGTGATGAAGTGCAGAAGCctacaaaaataaaaggaaaggaTTATACAAGGAAAGAAGAACACAAGTATAAATAATTAGCAAAGAAAGTATGAACTTACCCGGTTCAGGGCCTGTTGGgcttcgttgaaaaggcaagGCGCTCCCACCTCGCTCGAGCTCTTCTTCGAAACCTCTAAGTTGCCCAGACCGTGGCATCTTCTACCCCGATAAAATAGCCACGGAAAGGATCATACCCTCCATGGGCTCCTTCCCCGTGACAATTCTCCACGGCTTGAGTGTCACGTATCATCGATTTGGAGAAAGAAGGAAAAGAGGGGGAATCCCCGATGTCTATTACCCCGAGCAGGTCTTTTTGAGTGTCGCCTCCGTCTTGGGGAGCCTCAAGCTCGGTTTGCACACCGGCATCCGCAACTTCTTTGATGGTTTCTTTGCCTCGAGGCAAAACATCCTCGGACTCCCTCAGCTCAGGAACTTGGGTCAAAGCCTCCTCCTCGGCCTCATCAGGCCTGGACAGAGCAATATCAACTCCCACCAATACCGGAGTATTTTGAGTATCGATGCTAGCGCATGCACGGGCCGCCAGCCCCAaatcactttcttcttcttcttcttcttcatcccttagactcaGGACCGACTCCATAGTCAAAGGGATTATGTTTGCCTTGGGTTTTCGAGCCGCTCTCTTCCTGGGTTTTTGACTTTTGGAGTCCGAGGCTCTCTTTCTCTTAATCGCCTTTTCCGTAGTTTGAGATAGGCGGTGAAGCTTCTTCATTACGTGATGGGGATCTCATAACCGCGTCTTTTTCGAGacctacaaagaaagaaaagaaagtgaaGCTTATGCCTAAGAAATTGCTTGAACAATAAGCAAATCGGTGAGCCAAGAAGAAGGTTTActatgagtacgagcctcccaccggccctttgacaaatcgtgCCATGCGCGCTCGGCATATGTTGACATCGAAACCAGGCTCCCGACCCAGTTCTCGAGATGGGGAACCgcacccggcatccaagcaacgGTTGTGTTAAGAAAAACAttgataagaaaagatgaagaagtaaaaacaacaaaaactaaaaacgaAATCACACTTacggttcatattccatttctcaggaaatggcatactCTCAGCCGGGATAAGGtctgaggtcttcactcgaacaaacTGGCTCATCTAACCctgatctttgtcttcatctatgctcgaggtgaacgccttggtggcctggcgttgaagctttatcagcccacctcggTAAAGACGAGGGTTATATAATCTTACAAGGTAGTCGAGGGTGAAGGGAATcccgtcgattttgctcacaaagaaacgaaGCAGTATTACAATCCTCTAGAAAGAAGGAtgtatttggccgagggtcacttgGTACTTCTTGTAGAAGTCAATGATGaccggatcgaggggacccagcatgaaaggataagtgtaaacactcaagtacccttcaacgtgggtagtgatcgcctCCTCCGGTGCCAGTATCACGACCTCTTTGTTTTCCCAACCACAATCTTTCTTCACCAAATCGAGAAGGCTTTTAGGTATCGAgtatatatatctcgataccgaCTCACATCGACCAACAaccgatgagggtttctcgactTTAAAATCGCAATCGATAACGCATCCCCAGGGAACGAGTTCTtcaaggcgtggctccaccaccGGTTTCTCATCGgccggccgagatgaggaagcagcctctttctgaggaatggttttaGATATCTTGGCCATCTAAATTTTCAAGAACAAAGAGGATGGGAAATTGAAATATTTTGGTGTTTggtgaagaacaagcaaagaaaattttaaaaacttagaAATAGAGAATTTTGGAGAAGGCGAAGAACTATGAAGTTTGGAATGAGAAGAGTTGAAAGTAAAAGTTCAAAATAATGGagaaggggggctatttatagatttcacaatgGTTCAAAATTTGCAGTGGCCGACCCTCGACTGACGCACATTTAATGCCAtggtaactgaaccgacgggataTTTGTCACATACGTCACAATCGGGCTCGACGCAGACGTCAGTGTGTATCTAGTCagaggttgaaaaatcatatcgtttctcgccacattcttttcgagaaacaaggggactatctgtatacgatcaaaaccgagtttgccctttGTGTGACTAATCGAGATTAGGGCATGATGGATCGAGGTCCGTAATTATAATATCAAGCTAAGATGTGAAGTCGGGCTGCTGAGGTCGAGCCCTTGAAACCGACCAACGACGGGATCAACCAAAATCTATATCGAGCCCAGATAGAGGTCGAGCAAATAGAGACCAATCGAGACCGAAATCGGCCGAGACCAAGAACGAGCCCAGATAGAGGTCGAGCGAATAGAGGCCGATCACGATCGAGAGCAGCCGAGTTCGGGCTCGAGCCAAGGGACAAAAGAGTTGTTATGGCCGCATTTGGGAAGAGTATCTCGACGGAAATCAAGGAAaaaccaattaattaatctatcatgggattctcactatgtatttttaattatatccaaagtatgattcatccactatattaagagtgggcTATCATTGATTAAAGGGGATTCATTCATCCACAGATTGGAATACACATTCATACATTTCTCACATTCAaagattattgagatttacataaCATATAGTACATATTGTCCTTTTTCGGGcttttgatattgattcatcttgtttatTTTTAAATCATTCTCTATTCAATCTGGGTTTGTATTTTATTCCTTTTTACAATCaatatttgatatattttcactATTTTCCGGTTTGTACTAATTTATACCACGTATTCttagaactgcgtataaattcaactccatccatttttcgggtaaacaaattaCTTGTAACACAAATTAAGCATAATACTAAGAGGCGGATCTACATTATAACGTATTGTTCACGGGAACTCAATAGTTTTTGTTGAAACCTTATATCATGTattaaaatatttactaaatatctataaatatttgatTGCGAACCcatttattattgtatattaacttgACATTGTCGTAGAAATtgataaattttaaatttgaattccTCTCTAATAATTATACACATCCTCTCTTTTTTTGCAGGACGCAAGAAGTTGGATGTGACCGAGAGAACTCAGTAAAAATTACACAAGCAAGTATTAATTTTGCAAGATGTTCAAAAGTGGAGAGAATGCAGTAGCTATAGAAAATCCAAGACAACTTAAAATTAGTCATCGAGACCAATAACACATGTATGCTAGCTATAAATCATCAAAGCCTTCCAATCTCGAAGACTCGAGTTGTCCTTAAATCTGTCCAAAAACTAGTATTTCAAGAACCCGCATCTTCTCTAATAAATTATTGAGTAAATTCCACTTAACTCGCTTAAATTTTAATAGTTGAAAAACACTATTCCATCGACCTTTTGAATGAAAATGAAAACCCCTTGAACAATATTTGCATGAAGTTCTCCTTTcccactactaaaaatctgctaaaaagcgaccaactatttccgaccaacgttggtcggtcaaaaaatgcgaccaaaaaccgtccaggttggacgcaaactaggaaaaaaaatatttacattttttttaaacaaaataccgactaacgttggtcggtaaattggtcaatagctggtcagacaagaaaattttggattatcgaccaacgttggtcggtaatttggatccaattttttaaattttaataattattttattattcttaaatattttataatatttaagaatttatatttaaaattaccgaccaacgttggtcggttaaagattttaatttttttaaaaaaaaccgaccaaagttggtcggtttttggtcaaacggtcagcacttaatgtaccgaccaaaattaccgaccaactttggtcggtaattctaaaatcagagaagtgaaaaacgggggaaacccccatttctctaaaaattttccctcttcttccttcccttctctccttctcccagccccTCCCCCTCACCGTCCAGGCCTCCCCTCGCCGTCCAGCCGTCGCCGCACTGTCGCCGTCGcctctgccactgccactgccgcccctcgatctccttctccatctcctacaaattctaggtttgaattacaacccatttatttattattttcaggttttgttaattagttatgaattagtttcaattgattagtgttttaattatttgaacattgcattttattgaggattagggtttaggtcttgttttaattagttttgttaattaattttattaactaattagttttgttaattagtcaattatttatgaattagtttagtttagggtatgggttgaatttctttagtttagctagtttatgtttaaactcgtaggatataaattgaaattttagtttttaggatttgttcttgtgaattgaacttttaggatatgatttgaacttttaagatatgaattggaccttttggatatgaattgaacttttaggatataaattggtgtaattagaaaaaaataattatcttgaattaactaaaaaagatataattaatttataattgtagaataaattaatttgttcttgtgaatcgaacttttagggtatgggttgaatttctttagtttagttagtttatatttaaactcgtaggatatgaattgaaattttagtttttaggatttgttcttgtgaattgaacttttaggatatgatttgaacttttaagatatgaattggaccttttggatatgaattgaacttttaggatataaattggtgtaattagaaaaaaataattatcttgaattaactaaaaaagatataattaatttataattgtagaataaattaatttattcttgtgaatcgaacttttagggtatgggttgaatttctttagtttagttagtttatgtttaaactcgtaggatatgaattgaaattttagtttttaggatttgttcttgtgaattgaacttttaggatatgaattgaacttttaagatatgaattggaccttttggatatgaattgaacttttaggatataaattggtgtaattagaaaaaaataattatcttgaattaactaaaaaagatataattaatttataattgtagaataaattaatttgttcttgttttatttgtatagatggaatatcgtacttggatgtacaatagaaattatcctaatcggcggggattgcgggaggattttgtagaaggggttgatgactttattagacatgcaatgtcacttccaccataccaaagtgaaggagtaattaggtgcccttgtgtcaggtgtgattgtatgaagtttaaaaaatcggaggaagttaagcttcatctttataggaaggggtttatagagaattactttgtgtggactaatcatggagagatcgatggtagccgtgagatatttcataacatggttgttggtgaaagtagtaggtcggtggagaatacaaatcttgattctagaattcaggatatggttgcggatgcttttggaggtgagcccaatgaaaatgttgaacaaactcctaatgatgacgcaaaacgtttttatgaacagttagaggaagctagtcgtccactacgtgaaggaagtctgcactctgagctgtctgttgcagttagattactaagtatcaaatctaattggaatatttctcaagcagccatggactgtttcattgaccttatgagtgaactagttgaccctaatatcaacttacctggtgatttctataaggcgaagagattggtttctaagttaggactttcgtcaatgagaattgattgttgtgaagatggttgcatgttatattataaagatgatgcaactttagacagttgtaaattttgcgaaaagcctcgtttcaagaggctttccagcgggaatatggtcgctgtcaaggcaatgcattatttacctcttatacctaggttaaagaggttatatgcgtcgatgagttctgctcctcatatgagatggcattttgaaaatagaagaccacctggtgttatgtgtcatccttcagatggagaagcttggaagcactttgataggacatatccagatttttctagtgaaccaaggaacattcggttaggtctgtgcgccgatggcttcacgcctttttctatatctgcgacaccatattcatgttcgcctgtctttcttacaccttataatctaccacctgagttgtgtatgactagtccatatatattcttaaattgtattatccccggtccacgtaatctgaaaagtttgattgatgtatatttgcaacctttgattgatgagctaaaacaattgtggtatgatggtgttgaaacatatgacatatcaaccaggcagaattttaatatgcgtgctaatttaatgtggactattaatgattttcctgcgtatggaatgttgtctgggtggatgactgttgggaagctagcttgtccttactgcatggaaaatagtaaagcgttcactttgaaacatggccgaaagcaatcatggtttgattgtcaccgtcaattcttgcctgatgatcatgagtttagaaggatgaaaaatgcattcaaaaagaataaagtggaatataattctccacctccgatactttcaggtgaggaaatttgggagagggtccagaacttcagtaaagttactgaggctccaccttatagattccccggatatggtgttaatcataattggacgaaacagagtatattttgggagttgccttattggaaggataatcttctccgacacaaccttgatgtcatgcatattgagaagaattattttgataatttgttcaacacagtgatggatgttaaaggtaagacaaaagataacccgaaggctagaatggacttacaagaatattgcaggcggcctgaattatacttgcagacagcaaacaatggtaaggtgttcaagcccaaagcaagttacacattcactttggaggaaagacgacaaatttgtgattgggttacgaaattaaagatgcctgagggttatgcgtcgaatcttggaaaaaaagtagatatggaggtagggaagttgagccatttgaaaagtcatgactgccatgttttcatggagaccttagtgcctattgcattttgtggtttgcctgaaagaatctggaaacccatcacagagattagtttgtttttcaaagacttgtgttctaccacattaagggaagaaaacctacttcggatggaccagaacatccctgtaatttctagtaagatggaaaaaatattcccatgtggtttctttgatgtgatggaacaccttccaatacaccttgtacacgaggcacgacttggagggcctgttcaatgcagatggatgtatccctttgagaggtaatattataagtttgatgtactattctattttatttgaatgttattggctaacatgagattatgtaggacaattggcaaatgcaaacaatttgttaagcagaggaataagattgaaggatctatatgcgaagcctatcttgcaaaggaaactgcacatttttgttcttattattttgagagtaacgtgccatgttctaggaataggcccaataggcacacggtcgaatgtgtgaatgatccattatatccaccaatgtccatattcaatcaaccaggccgatattctaaggatgttagaaagagaagtttgagtgatatggagtacaagtcagctacacttcatgtgttgctaaattgtcccgaagttgtaccatttctcaagtaagtattgatttattagttatcaaaatgtaaaatttactgtgactacatattgatgcaactactaaaaatatttgatatgtcacagtcacttcgtgggtcaatttggctatgatgctgtatatacgagatttgatacgtggttcaaacagtttgtaagtgtgtgtatatatatatatatatatatatatatatatatatatatatatatatatatatatgtagtgaatgtataaaaattgattcataagttgtgctaacttatgactttttttaactctatgtaggtaaataatccaaataatggtgtaaatcaatttttgaaagatatatcttggggacctgggcttcaggtcacaacaatgtctaagtacgtagtgaatggttataagtttcatacagaggattgctctaaaaataaaaatagcaacaacagcggggtgtgggttctaggtggtgatggcaaccaagttggagatattgattattatggtgtggtcaaaaaaatattacaactagaatatacaggttggccatataagaaattgatactctttagatgcaagtggtttgacccaaatccaacaagaggtactagagtacacaaccaatacaacataattgaggttaatcatacgagggagtatgatcgctatgatcctttcataattgcacataacgttaggcaagtgtattatgctccttatccattgcggcagaataagtccgattggtgggttgtaataaaaactaagcctgtaggtagggtggaagtcgagaatgtgttagatattgcatatcaaaacgatatctccaatattcaccaaatagtggacgatcagttagaaaataatttggaacatcctgaacgcatattagaagaagttgatataaatgaagtaacaattatagaaaatgaggacgaagaatcaactgatgaagctcaaacaagtgaggacgaagaattctcggacgaggaacaatacgtcgatgaggattaaaaagttggttttttaaagcactctcgttttatagctagtttcttatatgtttcaatctaaatgtgtattatattatgcagatggcaggcaagggtcaaggtaacaatgaccctactagttctcggggtcgagaaaagggtaggaagggaaagaggagggtagaaaataatactccctcttgtccacctttttcagagatgcctatgtcttatcctccaccacacggctatactgagctgccacagcatcacgagccgtacaccttcattcagacacccagtcttccatcacagggtcACAGGACTAtacgtcttgtaaatgaaagttcatcagacggtgatgatgatgttgtagaaaacaccccttgacttttatatactttgaactagacaaatagaaccagttttgaactagttgtaattagttttaacttggttttggatttttatgttcaattgaactttaatttgttagttttaaagtatttattgaatgttttggttgttgttgttgtgttgttgttgttgttgttgttgttattgttgtattattgttgttgttgttgttgtgttgttgttgttgttgttgttgtgtttttatttttgttgttgttgttgtgttgttgttgttgttgttgttgttgttgtgtttttgttgttgtgtttttgttgttgtgttgttgttgttgtgtttttgttgttgttgttgttgttgtgttgttgtgttgttgtattggtatgctggcaggtggtttagctgccaaaacaggcattttatgccaaaattaatcccagaaaaatcgaccaacgttggtcggtttttaataataaaaaaaaaattattccaaaataccgaccaaagttggtcggttaatgaacgttgaattcccagaattcaagactaccgtccaactttggtcggtattttgcttgcattgttgagattaccgaccatagttggtcggtaatgtttaattttaattagttttaaaaaatatatattttcaattaccgaccaaagttgatcgattttttttaattttaataactaataaaaaaaagataatccgaccaactttggtcggtaaaattaaattaataaaatatgtttccgaccaaagttagtcggtaagtaattaaacttgtcagatggtcgttttaatataccgaccaaagctggtcggtaatttccgaccaactttggtcggtaagccgttccgaccatcaaaataccgtccacaccgtaaaggtcgcgttttggtcggtaatttgccataaccgaccaacgttggtcggtatttttggtcggtttttagcgaatttctagtagtgtcccATATGGGTGGAGATACATCTCCTACAGAACTATTTTTATGAATGTGGTTGCTGACTTCAAGcttacttttttctttttcttttttgtttcttgacTTTGTCTCCTTGGAGGGATGGGAGATTTTGAATgaaaattatttgatttggtttatAAATTATCGTCGAAACAAAATCTTGATGTTTCTCATGATCTTTTTTAGGCTAAAACTGTTCAACCTCAAGGACACAAAAGATCAAAAGAGAAATTTTCTTGAGTAAATCAACGATCCGTGTAAATGGACAACACAGTAATCTCTTTACAACTATTGTTCAGTTGAATCTTCTTCATTCCCCTATTGAATAGATTAAAAATATGTTTTGCTAATTAATCTATCAATCATCACCAAAATTAGTTGTATAAGCTGAATAAATCCTCTATATCAATCCATGTTCAAATCAAAGAGTTCATTATTATTTGACGATTTCTTAAATCTTACACTAACCGCGCCAGCCTAATGCAACTTTGTTTTATTCACGGAAGATAGAACTTTGCAAAACTCGATCACATAGATAAAACTATATAACTGAGGCCAAAAAGGGAAAAAGAGGGAAGCAAATACAGGTCAATGATCATTTTCAAATGATGGTAAGAGTTCAAATGATGCTGTAACCAATTCTCAATGAGAAATTAAgaaggcgtttggacataaaaattataatttaaaaaaaaaaaattatttggagttaagttaaaaatgatatttggaatttgaaattatgtttggacatgcatttcacttTAAAAAATGTTATAGTTTTGTGAGGGGTCAAAAagtttgaaaaactcattttcgaaaaatttccAAAAACTTGCAAAATATCATGAAAAAACGTACGGGTCCTTCAACTCAAAGATTACAATCAACGCAATGGTTGTATACAATAGTTTCATTAAACTCCCAGAACTCGCCTTAAATTCATCCTGGATACACCTTCAAACACTTGTAAAAGGGATTTATGACCTAAAACTTGGAGAAGACATAACTAATCAGATCCACTAAAAGGGAACCACTTGGACTGAAATGAGGACTGATAAGAAACCAGTACTATAAGCACCACCACCAAGATTGCGACACCCCATGGAAATTCTGCTCTGCTTCTTTTATAAACGGAGTTGTTATGCCGAGGCTGCGACGGACCCCAGAAGTTGAATCCCCCATTTAGCAAGCTTGAACGCATGAGGAAGATCAAGAAGACTGGTACTAGATAGAAAAATAGCTGCAAATTGATCCTAGATTGCTCCAACTGTTCTTTATAGTTATTGTATTGAGACAATGACAGCAAGAAAATAACAATGGCAAATATGGCCAGCAATGGAAGCGGTAGAACTAAAACTGAGGCTAGTGTCTCGTTTGTCCAACCTTGTTTCCATTCTGGACCCCTTCTTTTGGGATACAACCAATCCATCTCTATCTTTTTCTTGCTTTGGTACTTAACTCTCAAGTATTTCTTTTGTCTCTTGAGTGGTGCTGCATGTATTTATTTATGTTATAAGTGCTTGCAAGGATTGTGTCGCTTTACGATTTACTAGTACAAGGGTGGCTTTGGAATATATGCTTTGGGTATGATTTCCACCTATCAGCCTACTTTTCCTTTTGAACTGAGACACTCAAGCAGCCGATACCAAATTGTTGTTGAGAAAGAAAGAAGTTTTAATATGGGAGGTGGATATTATACTTTTTAGGTTTAAAGTAGCATGGCATGTAGCACAGATGCACATGTGAGCTGTAAATATACAATACAGTTCATTACTCACGTGATCATTCAACTATCCGATATTATCTATCAAAGTCATTTTTCTTGCGTTTGTAACAGCAAAGTTACTTAACTATATCTGTAGTACCCAGAAGGTCACTCaactaaatttctcaaaaattttatctccaaatacctattttaccctctgaATTATCAACTTtgatcttctttttatttttttagctttttaatattataatttttctctttttaatttatattatggacttgCCTtagaataaataaaattatttataaattaaaaaaataaaaatagtatttaagcatatataatgttggaataataaaatattgagcaTAGTAGAACTTTAATTAGAACAATTTGGTCGTAATAAAAATTTTGATATTAAaaacaaaatctcaaaaatttatttacacaattgagaacgaaagaaaataaaaattttaaaatatatattccatACACGtactatagaaaataattatttaaataaatatatttttataatatacattatatattcttgaaaattatgctcaattatattattattccgaTATTATATATgctagaaaataattttttatctttaaataaaatttatttattctatagGTAAATTCATAATGTTGATTAAaaagtattaaaaaaaaaagaaaaagataaaagttgaaaatttagagggtaaaataggtatttgacaattaaaagtttgaaaaattaGGTTAAGTGACCTTCTGAGCGCTATAGACATAATTAAGTGACTTGTCTGTTACAAACAaaagtgtttacccgaaaaatggatagagttgaatttatacgtagttccaagaatatgtggcgtaacttaatacaaattgtaaggataaatagaaatataaatatggaCTGCAAAGAATgagaaatagataaggttgtaaagAAAATGAATCTTAGGACTCAACAAGGAGAATTAATTTAAGAAGcctgaaagaacgattctttactatgggagaatataatatttttattacaatgtaagcctggaAAAACTTGCCTTTTCATAAATGATAACCAtgccttttatagtagagggacctTGCTCTaagtataataaaaaaaatactcagtgggagacccatgataaatcagcctttccacaatttctgccaagattctcgctagtgggattgcaatggcttttatctgtgagctcgatcttgccTCGAGCCCTCGATCTTGGTTTGAGCTCGATTATGACTCGAGTTCTCGATCttggctcgagctcgattctgactcgagctctcgaattgattcggggtcaatgttggttggtttCTGGATCATAAGCATGATAGCTTTActctgcatcatagttcgatttggattcgagctcgataacgaTGTCGAACTCGACATGGATCGGCCCCTTGGGTTCGAGGCTTGTTTGTTCCATCTTCGGAGTCTCACTTCGATCgatcatcgttcgaactcgatcggacgtgcgaAGGCCAAaatttatttcgaccgtatacatatagtcccctcatttttcaggAAAAATATGGTGATAAACGATATGACTTttta
Encoded proteins:
- the LOC104101365 gene encoding uncharacterized protein, which gives rise to MDWLYPKRRGPEWKQGWTNETLASVLVLPLPLLAIFAIVIFLLSLSQYNNYKEQLEQSRINLQLFFYLVPVFLIFLMRSSLLNGGFNFWGPSQPRHNNSVYKRSRAEFPWGVAILVVVLIVLVSYQSSFQSKWFPFSGSD